In one Pseudomonadota bacterium genomic region, the following are encoded:
- a CDS encoding thioredoxin family protein: protein MKTIDDQPIQQKIKIGSASVGLIGLDIAINTVLTKDISEQDAASFLYDAIRGKNYIPAGSEAAYREALRKEYLRHKNQTASPDSTMVIRILGPACVSCNKIGIMVIEALQKLNIAADVENIHELDEIWRYGVTTTPALIINNQLKSAGRLPMPVEVEDWIKEALE from the coding sequence ATGAAAACAATAGATGACCAACCGATTCAACAGAAAATAAAAATAGGCTCCGCCAGTGTCGGCCTCATCGGCCTTGACATTGCCATTAATACTGTCCTGACAAAGGATATATCAGAACAAGACGCCGCATCCTTTCTTTATGATGCAATCCGGGGAAAAAATTATATCCCGGCAGGCTCGGAAGCTGCCTACAGAGAGGCGCTCAGAAAAGAATATCTGCGCCATAAAAACCAAACAGCAAGCCCTGACAGCACCATGGTCATCCGGATACTCGGCCCGGCATGCGTCAGCTGCAACAAGATCGGCATCATGGTCATTGAAGCCCTGCAGAAACTGAACATTGCCGCTGATGTTGAAAACATCCACGAACTGGATGAGATCTGGCGCTACGGGGTCACCACAACCCCGGCGCTGATTATCAACAATCAACTCAAAAGCGCCGGAAGACTGCCCATGCCGGTGGAAGTTGAGGACTGGATCAAAGAAGCGTTAGAGTGA